The following proteins come from a genomic window of Plectropomus leopardus isolate mb chromosome 11, YSFRI_Pleo_2.0, whole genome shotgun sequence:
- the otud7a gene encoding OTU domain-containing protein 7A isoform X2: MTLDMDAVLSDFVRSTGAEPGLARDLLEGKNWDLSAALNDYEELRQVHTANLPQVFNEGRYYKQPETRDTPTHVSKIDRPCAQKQEDNAQEKRLSRGISHASSAIVSLARLQVANECTSEQFPLEMPIYTFQLPDLSVYSEDFRSFIERDLIEQSTMMALEQAGRLNWWSTMCTSCKKLLPLATTGDGNCLLHAASLGMWGFHDRDLMLRKSLYTMMKSGAERDALKRRWRWQQTQQNKESGLVYTEEEWEREWNELLKLASSEPRTHLSKNGNTSGGVDNSEDPVYESLEEFHVFVLAHVLRRPIVVVADTMLRDSGGEAFAPIPFGGLYLPLEVPPSRCHCSPLVLAYDQAHFSALVSMEQRDQQREQAVIPLTDSEHKLLALHFAVDPGRDWEWGRDDNDNTKLANLILSLEAKLNLLHNYMNVTWIRIPSETRAPLAQPESPTASAGEDVQSLAESMDSDRESVGSNSNVNNSKPSKEKEKDKQRKDKDKSRADSVANKLGSFSKTLGIKLKKNMGGLGGLVHGKMNKSNSGSGRNGENGGEKTKKKESKTTKGNKEESGQSASSTSSEKATSPSPTDRDRPSSSSPTERQDSAGRDKTLENWKYSTDVKLSLNILRAAMQGERKFIFAGLLLTSHRHQFHEEMISYYLTNAQERFSQEQEQKRKEAEKKPPAATEAPTKKPEHESVFQRERSDSSPPESCSPVLPHHTHTYNHNSQPPLGLKMQGRNSPTPAAPLVSVPVPPPTPPTHHVSHPAPAPAPYSSPSIGAKRPGPVPVSAHYSHTPPIQRHSVIHLQDVNMQSSIFQDDPYKPVVGTLKTCATYPQQNRTLSSQSYSPARLSGVRTVNTIETLAYNMPGEHKSHTYTNGFDAGDIQDCLEFADEDNSSHTWLNQDKTKGRSSGSPLYCFQQRRCKRENCSFYGRPETDNYCSYCYREELKRRERESKVQRPA; this comes from the exons GTAAAAATTGGGACCTCAGTGCTGCTCTGAATGACTATGAGGAGCTCAGGCAGGTCCACACTGCCAACCTGCCGCAGGTCTTCAATGAGGGCCGCTACTACAAGCAGCCAGAGACACGTGACACGCCCACCCACGTCAGCAAGATCGACAGGCCGTGTGCACAGAAGCAGGAGGACAATGCACAAG AGAAGCGTCTGTCCCGCGGGATCTCCCACGCCAGCTCTGCCATTGTCTCCCTGGCGCGGCTTCAGGTGGCCAACGAGTGTACGAGCGAGCAGTTCCCTCTTGAGATGCCCATCTACACATTCCAGCTGCCGGACCTCAGCGTTTACAGTGAGGATTTCAGGAGCTTCATAGAGAGAGACCTGATCGAGCAGTCCACCATGATGGCTCTGGAGCAGGCCG gtCGTCTGAACTGGTGGTCCACCATGTGCACCAGCTGTAAGAAGCTGCTTCCTCTGGCCACCACAGGGGACGGGAACTGCCTTCTGCATGCTGCCTCTTTAG GGATGTGGGGCTTCCATGACAGAGACCTGATGCTGAGGAAATCCCTGTACACCATGATGAAGAGCGGAGCGGAGAGAGACGCTctgaagaggaggtggaggtggcagCAGACGCAGCAGAACAAGGAG TCAGGGCTGGTGTACACCGAGgaggagtgggagagagagtggaACGAGCTGCTGAAGTTGGCCTCCAGTGAGCCTCGCACTCACCTCAGCAAAAACGGCAACACCAGTGGAGG ggtGGATAACTCCGAGGATCCGGTCTATGAGAGTCTGGAGGAGTTCCATGTGTTTGTGCTGGCCCATGTGTTGCGCAGGCCCATTGTAGTGGTGGCTGACACGATGCTCAGAGACTCAGGAGGAGAAG CGTTTGCTCCCATCCCGTTCGGAGGGCTCTATCTGCCTCTGGAGGTGCCTCCGAGCCGCTGTCACTGCTCCCCTCTGGTCCTGGCCTACGATCAGGCTCACTTCTCCGCACTGGTGTCCATGGAGCAGAGAGACCAGCAGCGAGAGCAAG CTGTTATCCCTCTGACCGACTCGGAGCACAAGCTGCTGGCACTCCATTTTGCCGTGGACCCTGGCAGGGACTGGGAGTGGGGGAGGGACGACAATGATAATACCAAGCTAGCCAA TCTCATCTTGTCTCTGGAGGCCAAACTCAACCTGCTGCACAACTACATGAATGTAACATGGATCCGAATTCCATCTGAAACAAGG GCTCCCCTGGCTCAGCCAGAGTCTCCCACAGCCTCTGCAGGTGAGGATGTCCAGTCCCTGGCTGAGTCCATGGACTCTGACCGCGAGTCTGTCGGCAGCAACTCCAACGTCAACAACAGCAAGCCCAgcaaagagaaggaaaaagacaaGCAGCGcaaggacaaagacaagagCCGGGCTGATTCTGTAGCCAACAAACTAGGTAGCTTCAGCAAAACCTTGGGAATCAAGCTGAAGAAGAACATGGGAGGCCTGGGTGGCCTTGTGCACGGCAAAATGAACAAATCTAACTCTGGCTCAGGTCGTAACGGGGAAAACGGAggggaaaagacaaagaagaaggaGTCTAAGACAACCAAGGGAAACAAGGAGGAGTCGGGCCAGTCAGCTAGCTCCACTTCCTCTGAGAAGGCCACTAGTCCGTCGcctacagacagagacagacccTCCAGCTCCTCCCCCACTGAGAGACAGGACAGTGCAGGGAGAGACAAGACCCTGGAAAACTGGAAATACAGCACCGATGTCAAGCTCAGCCTCAACATCCTGCGGGCCGCCATGCAGGGGGAGCGCAAGTTCATTTTTGCAGGCCTCCTGCTCACCAGCCATCGACACCAGTTCCACGAGGAGATGATCAGCTACTACCTGACCAATGCCCAGGAGCGCTTCAGccaggagcaggagcagaagAGGAAGGAGGCTGAGAAGAAGCCCCCCGCCGCTACCGAGGCGCCCACGAAGAAGCCCGAGCATGAGAGTGTCTTCCAGAGGGAGAGGTCGGACAGCTCACCCCCAGAGAGCTGCTCTCCCGTCCTACCCCACCACACCCATACCTACAACCACAACTCCCAGCCCCCGCTGGGCCTCAAGATGCAGGGCAGGAACAGTCCCACTCCTGCAGCGCCTCTTGTCTCTGTCCCAGTCCCTCCTCCCACCCCGCCAACCCACCACGTCTCCCACCCAGCCCCAGCCCCTGCGCCTTACTCCTCCCCCAGTATTGGTGCTAAGAGACCTGGGCCCGTTCCTGTGTCCGCCCACTACAGCCATACACCGCCCATCCAGAGGCACAGTGTGATCCACTTACAAGATGTCAACATGCAATCCTCCATCTTCCAAGATGACCCCTATAAGCCCGTGGTGGGCACCCTAAAGACATGTGCCACCTACCCCCAGCAGAACCGCACACTCTCATCCCAGAGTTACAGCCCCGCTCGCCTGTCGGGGGTCCGCACTGTTAACACCATAGAGACCCTGGCTTACAACATGCCCGGCGAACACAAGTCCCACACCTACACCAACGGATTCGATGCGGGAGACATTCAGGACTGCCTGGAGTTTGCTGATGAGGACAACTCGTCTCACACCTGGCTCAACCAAGACAAAACCAAAGGGCGGAGCTCTGGAAGCCCTTTGTACTGCTTTCAGCAGCGCCGCTGCAAGAGGGAGAACTGCTCCTTCTACGGCAGGCCAGAGACAGATAACTACTGCTCCTACTGCTACAGAGAGGAGCTGAAACgcagggagagggagagcaaaGTGCAGAGGCCTGCATAG
- the otud7a gene encoding OTU domain-containing protein 7A isoform X1 — MTLDMDAVLSDFVRSTGAEPGLARDLLEGKNWDLSAALNDYEELRQVHTANLPQVFNEGRYYKQPETRDTPTHVSKIDRPCAQKQEDNAQEKRLSRGISHASSAIVSLARLQVANECTSEQFPLEMPIYTFQLPDLSVYSEDFRSFIERDLIEQSTMMALEQAGRLNWWSTMCTSCKKLLPLATTGDGNCLLHAASLGMWGFHDRDLMLRKSLYTMMKSGAERDALKRRWRWQQTQQNKEVGRSGLVYTEEEWEREWNELLKLASSEPRTHLSKNGNTSGGVDNSEDPVYESLEEFHVFVLAHVLRRPIVVVADTMLRDSGGEAFAPIPFGGLYLPLEVPPSRCHCSPLVLAYDQAHFSALVSMEQRDQQREQAVIPLTDSEHKLLALHFAVDPGRDWEWGRDDNDNTKLANLILSLEAKLNLLHNYMNVTWIRIPSETRAPLAQPESPTASAGEDVQSLAESMDSDRESVGSNSNVNNSKPSKEKEKDKQRKDKDKSRADSVANKLGSFSKTLGIKLKKNMGGLGGLVHGKMNKSNSGSGRNGENGGEKTKKKESKTTKGNKEESGQSASSTSSEKATSPSPTDRDRPSSSSPTERQDSAGRDKTLENWKYSTDVKLSLNILRAAMQGERKFIFAGLLLTSHRHQFHEEMISYYLTNAQERFSQEQEQKRKEAEKKPPAATEAPTKKPEHESVFQRERSDSSPPESCSPVLPHHTHTYNHNSQPPLGLKMQGRNSPTPAAPLVSVPVPPPTPPTHHVSHPAPAPAPYSSPSIGAKRPGPVPVSAHYSHTPPIQRHSVIHLQDVNMQSSIFQDDPYKPVVGTLKTCATYPQQNRTLSSQSYSPARLSGVRTVNTIETLAYNMPGEHKSHTYTNGFDAGDIQDCLEFADEDNSSHTWLNQDKTKGRSSGSPLYCFQQRRCKRENCSFYGRPETDNYCSYCYREELKRRERESKVQRPA, encoded by the exons GTAAAAATTGGGACCTCAGTGCTGCTCTGAATGACTATGAGGAGCTCAGGCAGGTCCACACTGCCAACCTGCCGCAGGTCTTCAATGAGGGCCGCTACTACAAGCAGCCAGAGACACGTGACACGCCCACCCACGTCAGCAAGATCGACAGGCCGTGTGCACAGAAGCAGGAGGACAATGCACAAG AGAAGCGTCTGTCCCGCGGGATCTCCCACGCCAGCTCTGCCATTGTCTCCCTGGCGCGGCTTCAGGTGGCCAACGAGTGTACGAGCGAGCAGTTCCCTCTTGAGATGCCCATCTACACATTCCAGCTGCCGGACCTCAGCGTTTACAGTGAGGATTTCAGGAGCTTCATAGAGAGAGACCTGATCGAGCAGTCCACCATGATGGCTCTGGAGCAGGCCG gtCGTCTGAACTGGTGGTCCACCATGTGCACCAGCTGTAAGAAGCTGCTTCCTCTGGCCACCACAGGGGACGGGAACTGCCTTCTGCATGCTGCCTCTTTAG GGATGTGGGGCTTCCATGACAGAGACCTGATGCTGAGGAAATCCCTGTACACCATGATGAAGAGCGGAGCGGAGAGAGACGCTctgaagaggaggtggaggtggcagCAGACGCAGCAGAACAAGGAGGTTGGAAGA TCAGGGCTGGTGTACACCGAGgaggagtgggagagagagtggaACGAGCTGCTGAAGTTGGCCTCCAGTGAGCCTCGCACTCACCTCAGCAAAAACGGCAACACCAGTGGAGG ggtGGATAACTCCGAGGATCCGGTCTATGAGAGTCTGGAGGAGTTCCATGTGTTTGTGCTGGCCCATGTGTTGCGCAGGCCCATTGTAGTGGTGGCTGACACGATGCTCAGAGACTCAGGAGGAGAAG CGTTTGCTCCCATCCCGTTCGGAGGGCTCTATCTGCCTCTGGAGGTGCCTCCGAGCCGCTGTCACTGCTCCCCTCTGGTCCTGGCCTACGATCAGGCTCACTTCTCCGCACTGGTGTCCATGGAGCAGAGAGACCAGCAGCGAGAGCAAG CTGTTATCCCTCTGACCGACTCGGAGCACAAGCTGCTGGCACTCCATTTTGCCGTGGACCCTGGCAGGGACTGGGAGTGGGGGAGGGACGACAATGATAATACCAAGCTAGCCAA TCTCATCTTGTCTCTGGAGGCCAAACTCAACCTGCTGCACAACTACATGAATGTAACATGGATCCGAATTCCATCTGAAACAAGG GCTCCCCTGGCTCAGCCAGAGTCTCCCACAGCCTCTGCAGGTGAGGATGTCCAGTCCCTGGCTGAGTCCATGGACTCTGACCGCGAGTCTGTCGGCAGCAACTCCAACGTCAACAACAGCAAGCCCAgcaaagagaaggaaaaagacaaGCAGCGcaaggacaaagacaagagCCGGGCTGATTCTGTAGCCAACAAACTAGGTAGCTTCAGCAAAACCTTGGGAATCAAGCTGAAGAAGAACATGGGAGGCCTGGGTGGCCTTGTGCACGGCAAAATGAACAAATCTAACTCTGGCTCAGGTCGTAACGGGGAAAACGGAggggaaaagacaaagaagaaggaGTCTAAGACAACCAAGGGAAACAAGGAGGAGTCGGGCCAGTCAGCTAGCTCCACTTCCTCTGAGAAGGCCACTAGTCCGTCGcctacagacagagacagacccTCCAGCTCCTCCCCCACTGAGAGACAGGACAGTGCAGGGAGAGACAAGACCCTGGAAAACTGGAAATACAGCACCGATGTCAAGCTCAGCCTCAACATCCTGCGGGCCGCCATGCAGGGGGAGCGCAAGTTCATTTTTGCAGGCCTCCTGCTCACCAGCCATCGACACCAGTTCCACGAGGAGATGATCAGCTACTACCTGACCAATGCCCAGGAGCGCTTCAGccaggagcaggagcagaagAGGAAGGAGGCTGAGAAGAAGCCCCCCGCCGCTACCGAGGCGCCCACGAAGAAGCCCGAGCATGAGAGTGTCTTCCAGAGGGAGAGGTCGGACAGCTCACCCCCAGAGAGCTGCTCTCCCGTCCTACCCCACCACACCCATACCTACAACCACAACTCCCAGCCCCCGCTGGGCCTCAAGATGCAGGGCAGGAACAGTCCCACTCCTGCAGCGCCTCTTGTCTCTGTCCCAGTCCCTCCTCCCACCCCGCCAACCCACCACGTCTCCCACCCAGCCCCAGCCCCTGCGCCTTACTCCTCCCCCAGTATTGGTGCTAAGAGACCTGGGCCCGTTCCTGTGTCCGCCCACTACAGCCATACACCGCCCATCCAGAGGCACAGTGTGATCCACTTACAAGATGTCAACATGCAATCCTCCATCTTCCAAGATGACCCCTATAAGCCCGTGGTGGGCACCCTAAAGACATGTGCCACCTACCCCCAGCAGAACCGCACACTCTCATCCCAGAGTTACAGCCCCGCTCGCCTGTCGGGGGTCCGCACTGTTAACACCATAGAGACCCTGGCTTACAACATGCCCGGCGAACACAAGTCCCACACCTACACCAACGGATTCGATGCGGGAGACATTCAGGACTGCCTGGAGTTTGCTGATGAGGACAACTCGTCTCACACCTGGCTCAACCAAGACAAAACCAAAGGGCGGAGCTCTGGAAGCCCTTTGTACTGCTTTCAGCAGCGCCGCTGCAAGAGGGAGAACTGCTCCTTCTACGGCAGGCCAGAGACAGATAACTACTGCTCCTACTGCTACAGAGAGGAGCTGAAACgcagggagagggagagcaaaGTGCAGAGGCCTGCATAG